The following proteins are co-located in the Ketogulonicigenium robustum genome:
- the rfbC gene encoding dTDP-4-dehydrorhamnose 3,5-epimerase produces the protein MQIEKTALAGVVLIVPPKFGDARGWFSETWNAAKMAESGIEIDFVQDNHSFSAQIGTLRGLHYQRPPHAQDKLVRCTRGVIFDVAVDIRKGSPTYGQWVGADLSAANGHQLLIPKGFLHGFVTRTPDCEVQYKCSDFYAPDCDGGIRWDDPTIGIDWGLGDLQPTLSAKDTVAPMLADFDSPFKWEA, from the coding sequence ATGCAAATTGAAAAGACCGCGTTGGCTGGGGTCGTGTTGATCGTGCCGCCCAAGTTCGGCGATGCACGCGGCTGGTTCTCCGAGACATGGAACGCGGCCAAGATGGCCGAATCCGGGATCGAGATCGACTTCGTGCAGGACAATCATTCCTTCTCGGCCCAAATCGGCACGCTGCGGGGCTTGCACTACCAACGCCCGCCCCACGCGCAGGACAAGTTGGTGCGCTGCACGCGCGGTGTGATTTTCGATGTGGCTGTCGATATTCGCAAAGGCAGCCCGACCTACGGCCAGTGGGTCGGGGCCGATCTGAGCGCCGCGAACGGCCATCAACTGCTGATCCCCAAGGGTTTTTTGCACGGCTTCGTCACACGCACGCCCGATTGCGAAGTGCAATACAAGTGCAGCGATTTTTACGCGCCTGACTGCGATGGCGGCATCCGCTGGGATGACCCGACCATCGGCATCGATTGGGGCTTGGGCGACCTGCAGCCCACCTTGTCGGCCAAAGACACGGTAGCGCCGATGCTGGCAGATTTTGACAGCCCTTTTAAGTGGGAAGCTTAA